A stretch of the Streptomyces sp. NBC_00078 genome encodes the following:
- a CDS encoding helix-turn-helix transcriptional regulator, with amino-acid sequence MGNVGEKLKALRMATGMTQESLADVAGLSVRAIRDIERGTTERPYRHSLESIAAAMGLSETDANDLIGSVYVRSDARRRRSAGRSRNHRTERGAVQQEMTYIPPPLRSFVGRADIMGSLDKLLAGRIPGDFAAALLAGAPGVGKTALALTWAHRSADRFPHGVVYEDLRGHGPHRPFAHELVLRRLLRSLGVPDHKLPLNYEDCSALYQTTLAKRRLLIILDNAATPEQVRPLLTGAPECLVLATSRNAMTGLVVRDGVRRFHMSSLTEAESYELFASVVGKEKTQQEPDVTAALLDMCDHLPLAVRVLAERVRNQPSSSIAEVAARLVGTRSLLSIFEMPGDPQSSMRGILSWSYDALPVSAVRVFTALGAVSRMDFTFAEAAKVVEFGARAEIDDETLAEALDWLVEASLLKAKGPGRYEFNRLIWNFAQEKFEESERRIVH; translated from the coding sequence GTGGGGAATGTTGGAGAAAAGCTTAAAGCTCTACGAATGGCAACGGGGATGACCCAGGAAAGTCTGGCCGACGTGGCAGGGCTGAGCGTGCGAGCTATTCGAGATATTGAACGGGGAACCACAGAGCGTCCGTACCGTCATTCTCTGGAGAGTATCGCAGCGGCGATGGGGCTGAGCGAGACGGATGCGAACGACCTGATCGGTTCCGTCTATGTTCGCTCGGACGCAAGACGGAGAAGGTCTGCCGGCAGATCAAGAAACCATCGTACAGAACGCGGTGCCGTGCAGCAGGAAATGACATATATACCGCCCCCTCTGAGAAGTTTCGTGGGCCGCGCTGACATCATGGGAAGTCTGGACAAGCTGCTGGCGGGCAGGATTCCGGGTGATTTCGCGGCAGCCCTTCTTGCCGGGGCGCCAGGGGTGGGGAAGACCGCCCTGGCTCTGACGTGGGCCCATCGCTCGGCGGATCGATTCCCGCACGGGGTCGTCTACGAAGACCTCAGGGGACACGGTCCCCACCGGCCGTTCGCGCATGAACTGGTGCTCCGGCGCCTCCTTCGTTCGCTGGGCGTACCGGACCACAAGCTACCGCTGAACTATGAGGACTGCTCGGCCCTCTACCAGACGACACTGGCGAAGCGGCGCTTGCTGATCATCCTTGACAACGCTGCCACGCCAGAGCAAGTCCGTCCGCTTCTCACCGGAGCCCCGGAGTGCCTGGTCCTGGCGACCAGCAGAAACGCGATGACAGGCCTGGTTGTGCGCGACGGCGTCCGCCGGTTCCACATGAGTTCTCTAACCGAGGCGGAATCCTACGAACTCTTTGCGTCCGTCGTAGGGAAGGAAAAAACCCAACAGGAGCCAGATGTGACGGCTGCCCTGCTCGACATGTGTGACCACCTACCGCTGGCCGTACGAGTGCTGGCAGAACGTGTTCGCAACCAGCCGAGCAGCTCTATAGCCGAGGTGGCGGCACGATTGGTCGGTACGCGCAGCCTGCTCAGTATATTCGAGATGCCGGGCGATCCGCAGTCCAGTATGCGGGGAATCCTGTCCTGGTCCTACGATGCGCTCCCCGTGTCGGCCGTTCGGGTCTTCACAGCTCTGGGTGCTGTTTCAAGGATGGATTTCACCTTTGCTGAGGCGGCGAAGGTCGTCGAGTTCGGGGCGCGTGCCGAAATTGACGACGAGACCCTTGCCGAGGCACTGGATTGGCTGGTCGAAGCGAGTCTTCTTAAGGCAAAGGGACCAGGTCGGTACGAATTCAACCGGCTGATCTGGAACTTCGCCCAAGAGAAATTTGAAGAGTCAGAACGGAGAATTGTGCATTGA
- the atpF gene encoding F0F1 ATP synthase subunit B, whose product MGPLEPKVNELIVAAICFAAIFFTFAKFLVPRITKTLEARQDAIEGTIERSEAVYAEAQQIHAEYQAELSEARHEAARIRQAAADEGSLLIQEVRAEGQRKRDELVISARAQLEADRIVAEAALREDVLRLATDLAGRILGEPITDERRAREIAEAFFGEVDADSPAKA is encoded by the coding sequence ATGGGACCCTTGGAGCCAAAGGTAAACGAACTCATCGTTGCGGCGATCTGCTTCGCAGCGATCTTCTTCACTTTCGCCAAATTCTTGGTGCCGCGAATCACTAAGACGCTTGAGGCCCGGCAGGACGCTATCGAGGGCACCATCGAGCGGTCCGAAGCTGTCTATGCGGAGGCGCAGCAGATCCACGCCGAATACCAGGCCGAACTTTCCGAGGCGCGCCACGAAGCTGCCCGCATCCGGCAGGCCGCGGCCGACGAGGGAAGCCTCCTCATTCAGGAGGTCCGGGCCGAGGGACAGCGGAAGCGCGACGAACTCGTGATATCGGCCAGGGCGCAACTGGAAGCTGATCGGATCGTCGCCGAGGCGGCACTCCGGGAGGATGTGCTCAGGCTGGCCACCGACCTGGCCGGACGAATCCTCGGCGAGCCGATCACCGACGAGCGCAGGGCGCGGGAAATCGCCGAAGCGTTCTTCGGCGAGGTGGACGCCGACTCCCCGGCGAAGGCGTAA
- the cysD gene encoding sulfate adenylyltransferase subunit CysD gives MSAVHLDALESEGVHIFREVAGEFENPVILFSGGKDSIVMLHLALKAFAPAAVPFSLLHVDTGHNFPEVLEYRDRVVAAHGLRLHVAFVQDYIDRGVLKERADGTRNPLQTLPLTEKIQAEKFDAVFGGGRRDEEKARAKERVFSLRDEFSQWDPRRQRPELWNLYNGRHAPGEHVRVFPLSNWTELDVWQYIAREGIELPQIYFAHEREVFQRSGMWLTAGEWGGPKDGESVEKRQVRYRTVGDMSCTGAVDSDATTLEAVIAEIAASRLTERGATRADDKLSEAAMEDRKREGYF, from the coding sequence ATGTCAGCGGTTCACCTGGACGCGCTGGAGTCCGAGGGTGTGCACATCTTCCGGGAGGTGGCGGGCGAGTTCGAGAACCCGGTGATTCTCTTCTCCGGCGGCAAGGACTCGATCGTCATGCTGCACCTGGCGCTGAAGGCGTTTGCCCCCGCGGCGGTGCCCTTCTCGCTGCTGCATGTGGACACGGGACACAACTTCCCCGAAGTCCTTGAGTACCGGGACCGCGTGGTCGCCGCACATGGGCTGCGCCTGCATGTGGCCTTCGTCCAGGACTACATCGACCGGGGTGTGCTCAAGGAGCGTGCCGACGGCACCCGTAATCCGCTGCAAACGCTGCCGCTGACGGAGAAGATCCAGGCGGAGAAGTTCGACGCGGTCTTCGGCGGCGGACGCAGAGACGAGGAGAAAGCCCGCGCGAAGGAGCGGGTGTTCTCCCTGCGCGACGAGTTCTCCCAGTGGGACCCGCGCCGCCAGCGCCCCGAGCTGTGGAACCTGTACAACGGCCGACACGCCCCCGGCGAGCACGTCCGCGTGTTCCCGCTGTCCAACTGGACCGAGCTGGACGTGTGGCAGTACATCGCCCGCGAGGGCATCGAGCTGCCGCAGATCTATTTCGCGCACGAGCGAGAGGTGTTCCAGCGGAGCGGGATGTGGCTGACGGCCGGCGAGTGGGGCGGCCCGAAGGACGGCGAGAGTGTGGAGAAGCGCCAGGTGCGCTACCGCACCGTCGGTGACATGTCCTGCACCGGCGCCGTCGACTCCGACGCCACCACGCTGGAAGCCGTGATCGCCGAGATCGCCGCATCCCGGCTCACCGAGCGGGGCGCGACCCGAGCTGACGACAAGCTGTCCGAGGCAGCGATGGAAGACCGCAAGCGCGAGGGGTACTTCTAG
- a CDS encoding S53 family serine peptidase → MREKWWRSARLVGAVALPVVVASVVLGPGGLAGVGPEDRQVTFARPAWAAHANDRGPARKNQHVEARIWLSGRHQSELERYERSVSSPHDPLYRRFLSPTDFENRFGPTAAQTSAVTSWLRSAGMQITNETDHYVTASGPVDAAERAFSVSFHTYSGRLMSGISPVDQPRIPASLEQSVLTITGLDRVDSSPGTSLMAPPKGNRWPKPCNSPKAKVDSEIVGQNGRQLPWAPCGYTPQELRTAYGAATSQLTGKGVTVAVVGAYASPTIKSDLTRYSQAHQEPLRPQQYREILSPEWSQVKTCGPRTWYGEETKDVEAVHAMAPDAGIVYLGARDCSPASFNDALLKIVDLHLSDIVSASWGQPTDGYAVQDQLVSHRIFEQGVAEGIGFYFSAGDAGYEDPSSSAGRSSGSQRFQVDYPASDPLITAVGGTSLMLNADDTYAYETSWGQYRLRLKNDATSGSAPLPGRYPQNWSGGTGGGTSVLYPQPWYQHTVVPSTLSRHLPDGTESSRPMRVVPDVALDADPVTGMLVGETVTTSDGKTAKYAESRSGGTSLSCPLFAGIQALAQQANGKPLGFANPAIYHRYGTSAYHDVTDAPLGADRPVAWAVKRYMNQSNGSGPTTTYVVTTGRDGEGAAKLRAVTGFDDTTGVGSPGPYYLDSYRQFPRRQGG, encoded by the coding sequence GTGCGTGAGAAATGGTGGAGGTCCGCTCGGCTGGTTGGTGCCGTAGCCCTGCCCGTTGTCGTCGCGTCGGTGGTGCTCGGGCCGGGCGGGCTGGCCGGCGTGGGGCCGGAGGACCGGCAGGTGACCTTCGCACGACCGGCCTGGGCAGCACATGCGAACGACCGCGGGCCGGCCCGGAAGAATCAGCATGTGGAAGCCAGGATCTGGCTTTCGGGTCGCCACCAGAGCGAGCTGGAACGATACGAGCGATCCGTCTCCAGCCCTCACGACCCGCTCTACCGCCGCTTTCTGTCTCCGACAGACTTCGAGAACCGCTTCGGCCCAACAGCTGCCCAGACGTCCGCCGTTACCTCCTGGCTCAGGTCGGCGGGCATGCAGATCACGAATGAGACCGATCATTATGTGACGGCCAGTGGACCCGTGGATGCCGCCGAGAGGGCCTTCTCGGTGTCGTTCCACACATATTCCGGACGCCTCATGTCCGGAATCTCCCCCGTAGATCAGCCCAGGATTCCCGCGTCGCTCGAGCAGTCGGTGCTGACCATCACAGGCCTCGACCGGGTGGACTCCTCACCAGGCACCTCCCTGATGGCGCCTCCGAAAGGGAACCGGTGGCCCAAGCCTTGCAATTCCCCAAAGGCAAAGGTGGACTCTGAAATTGTCGGCCAAAACGGTCGCCAGCTACCTTGGGCACCGTGTGGCTACACGCCCCAAGAATTGCGGACAGCCTACGGAGCGGCAACCTCGCAGCTGACCGGTAAGGGAGTAACGGTGGCGGTGGTTGGTGCGTACGCTTCACCGACGATCAAATCGGACCTCACCCGATACTCGCAAGCACATCAAGAACCGCTCCGACCCCAGCAATACCGCGAAATACTCAGCCCTGAATGGAGTCAAGTAAAAACCTGCGGTCCGCGGACTTGGTACGGCGAAGAGACCAAGGATGTGGAAGCCGTTCACGCCATGGCTCCGGACGCCGGCATCGTCTACCTCGGAGCGCGAGACTGCTCCCCAGCATCGTTTAACGACGCATTGCTGAAGATCGTGGATCTGCACCTGAGCGACATCGTCAGCGCCTCCTGGGGGCAGCCGACAGACGGCTATGCCGTGCAGGACCAGCTCGTGTCCCACCGCATCTTCGAGCAAGGCGTGGCCGAAGGTATCGGCTTCTACTTCTCCGCAGGGGACGCCGGCTACGAGGACCCTTCCTCCTCCGCCGGACGGAGCAGTGGTTCCCAACGCTTCCAGGTCGACTACCCGGCCTCAGATCCTTTGATCACCGCAGTCGGCGGTACCTCCCTCATGCTCAACGCCGACGACACTTATGCATATGAGACCAGTTGGGGACAGTACAGACTGCGTCTGAAGAACGACGCCACATCCGGTTCGGCGCCGCTCCCTGGCAGATATCCACAGAACTGGTCGGGAGGAACAGGCGGCGGAACGAGCGTTCTCTATCCGCAACCCTGGTACCAGCACACAGTGGTCCCTTCCACGCTTAGCCGACACCTTCCCGACGGCACGGAAAGCTCCCGGCCCATGCGTGTCGTCCCGGACGTGGCCCTTGATGCTGATCCGGTCACGGGAATGCTCGTCGGAGAGACTGTCACCACGTCGGATGGAAAAACCGCTAAGTATGCCGAAAGCCGCTCGGGCGGAACCAGCCTCTCGTGTCCGCTCTTCGCAGGGATTCAGGCACTGGCTCAGCAGGCAAACGGAAAGCCCCTTGGATTCGCCAACCCTGCGATCTATCACCGTTACGGGACTTCCGCCTATCACGACGTAACCGATGCCCCATTGGGAGCTGATCGGCCGGTGGCCTGGGCGGTGAAACGATATATGAACCAAAGTAATGGAAGCGGGCCGACGACCACTTACGTCGTGACGACGGGACGAGACGGCGAGGGGGCAGCCAAGCTTCGGGCCGTCACCGGTTTCGACGACACCACCGGAGTCGGATCGCCGGGCCCTTACTACCTTGATTCATATCGGCAATTTCCGCGCAGACAAGGCGGATGA
- a CDS encoding amidohydrolase family protein, with amino-acid sequence MNQLLITAGRILLGPSSTHIDDGAVLVSGDTVVAAGARNDVLAHAEPGCQVMEFPDATVLPGLIDCHVHLAFDAGPDPVTTLTDSDDATLLLGMAGRAQQLLDAGITTARDLGDRGGLSVRLRDAIGEGTVAGPRILAATAPLTTPKGHCWFLGGEVKGEKEIRHKVRQNAEEGADVIKVMATGGGLTRGGPSIWQPQFTTEELAVVVEEAHRFGLPVAAHAHGVQGIAAAITAGVDTIEHCSWMTEDGTSDLREDLLAQIIAKQIHVCLANHPNWRAFADRVGPEKAAELFAPTRRMAESGVQLVAGTDAGIPRAFFGGLTSSLEFLEHLGVSRHRIIDMATVNAASALRLSDQTGRLAAGCRADILVVDGDPLASLDALRAVRLVLAGGRVHIPDSAALAWTKQRPVSAEPADC; translated from the coding sequence GTGAACCAGTTGCTCATCACCGCAGGACGCATACTGCTCGGTCCCAGCAGCACGCACATCGACGACGGCGCCGTCCTGGTCTCAGGTGACACCGTCGTGGCGGCAGGGGCACGCAACGACGTGCTCGCTCACGCAGAACCGGGCTGCCAGGTGATGGAGTTTCCCGATGCCACCGTGCTGCCCGGGCTGATCGACTGCCACGTCCACCTGGCTTTCGACGCCGGACCGGACCCGGTCACCACGCTGACCGACAGCGACGATGCAACGCTTCTCCTGGGCATGGCAGGCCGAGCCCAGCAACTGCTCGACGCCGGCATCACCACCGCCCGTGACCTGGGTGACCGTGGCGGCCTGTCCGTCCGACTCCGGGATGCCATCGGCGAAGGCACCGTGGCTGGGCCGCGGATTCTCGCCGCCACCGCGCCGCTGACAACCCCCAAGGGGCACTGCTGGTTCCTCGGCGGCGAGGTCAAGGGCGAGAAAGAGATCCGGCACAAGGTGCGCCAAAACGCCGAGGAAGGCGCAGACGTCATCAAAGTGATGGCGACAGGCGGAGGCCTGACCCGCGGCGGCCCTTCAATCTGGCAGCCCCAGTTCACCACCGAAGAACTCGCCGTCGTGGTGGAGGAAGCACACCGGTTCGGTCTGCCAGTGGCCGCCCACGCGCACGGCGTGCAGGGCATTGCCGCCGCGATCACCGCAGGGGTGGACACGATCGAGCACTGCAGCTGGATGACCGAAGACGGTACTTCCGATCTCCGCGAGGACCTCCTCGCGCAGATCATCGCCAAGCAGATTCACGTCTGCCTTGCCAACCACCCGAATTGGCGGGCCTTCGCCGACCGGGTCGGTCCCGAAAAGGCCGCAGAGCTGTTCGCGCCCACGCGCCGGATGGCAGAGAGCGGGGTCCAGCTCGTGGCGGGGACCGATGCTGGCATTCCACGAGCTTTCTTCGGCGGACTCACCTCCAGCCTGGAATTCCTCGAGCACTTGGGCGTTTCAAGGCACCGCATCATCGACATGGCCACCGTCAACGCCGCCTCCGCACTCAGGCTGAGCGATCAGACCGGCCGCCTCGCCGCAGGGTGCCGCGCCGACATCCTGGTCGTAGACGGTGATCCTCTGGCTAGCCTGGATGCTTTGCGGGCCGTGCGGCTCGTACTGGCTGGAGGCCGTGTCCATATCCCGGACTCCGCAGCTCTGGCATGGACCAAGCAGCGGCCCGTCTCGGCGGAGCCGGCTGATTGCTGA
- a CDS encoding MAB_1171c family putative transporter has product MAVIVSVIMLAMILAFVAALGWKIFQLAKAPRDAALRAVTLCLISAACSFVLARQPFAGWIASAGGPGAPRLVQNLFVLSMVFWLMCFYLYSAATDAAEGNRRARREALLLALAAIGLITATVAAGVDDHGANFRGSDLRDPALVTFYLVADVYLVYALSMALRWTCSYARASQRPLATGLWLAAVGIGAMAGSCTIRTVLTVVRWQGGTVPQAVTWASSVIIALAVPLFLIGVSYPGAATRLAAARVRRQHRRMYHRLGPLWQMLNEAYPEHSLYRTPTTPRRDRLLPLGLHRRYYRRVIECRDGLVRISPHLAPAAGPAEDQPGWADEMADRLYAALHSDQPQAAPAQAVAVAMPPTQSLEDDVRQLAQLSDAVRRRRVLAEAKHTRGSETS; this is encoded by the coding sequence ATGGCTGTGATCGTCTCCGTCATCATGTTGGCCATGATCCTGGCGTTCGTCGCAGCGCTGGGATGGAAGATATTTCAGTTGGCCAAGGCCCCCCGTGACGCGGCCTTGCGCGCGGTCACTCTGTGCCTGATCAGTGCCGCCTGCTCCTTTGTACTGGCCAGACAGCCCTTCGCCGGCTGGATCGCTTCTGCGGGCGGGCCGGGCGCCCCTCGGCTGGTCCAGAACCTGTTCGTGCTCAGCATGGTGTTCTGGCTGATGTGCTTCTACCTGTACTCGGCCGCCACTGATGCGGCTGAGGGCAACAGACGCGCCCGCCGGGAGGCACTCCTGCTGGCTCTCGCCGCTATCGGCCTCATCACGGCGACCGTCGCGGCAGGCGTTGACGACCACGGCGCGAACTTCCGGGGATCCGACCTGCGCGATCCGGCTCTGGTGACTTTCTACCTCGTCGCGGATGTGTATCTCGTCTACGCCCTGTCCATGGCCCTGCGGTGGACCTGTTCCTACGCCCGTGCCTCACAGCGGCCGCTGGCAACGGGCCTCTGGCTGGCGGCAGTGGGTATCGGCGCCATGGCCGGGTCCTGCACGATCCGTACGGTGCTGACCGTGGTTCGCTGGCAAGGGGGCACCGTGCCCCAGGCGGTCACCTGGGCCTCCAGCGTGATCATCGCGCTGGCGGTCCCGCTGTTCCTCATCGGAGTCAGCTACCCCGGAGCCGCCACCCGGCTGGCGGCAGCGCGGGTACGCCGCCAGCACCGCCGCATGTATCACCGACTGGGACCGCTGTGGCAGATGCTCAATGAGGCGTACCCAGAGCACTCCCTCTACCGGACGCCGACCACACCGCGGCGCGACCGCCTGCTCCCGCTCGGCCTGCACCGGCGCTATTACCGCAGAGTCATCGAGTGCCGTGACGGCCTTGTCCGGATCAGCCCCCACCTGGCGCCAGCCGCTGGCCCGGCGGAGGACCAGCCGGGGTGGGCCGACGAGATGGCTGACCGGCTCTACGCCGCGCTGCACAGCGATCAGCCACAAGCAGCGCCCGCCCAGGCTGTCGCCGTCGCGATGCCGCCGACGCAAAGTCTGGAAGACGATGTGCGGCAGTTGGCCCAGCTGTCGGATGCGGTGAGACGGCGACGCGTCCTCGCCGAGGCCAAACACACCAGAGGAAGCGAGACGTCGTGA
- a CDS encoding VCBS repeat-containing protein, which translates to MTLNDGVVRGSKQGVRPRSLWLYPGTGHGTFGTRRLIGGGWGQISALLSVGDVNGDGHLDPVAATQDGYNNPNATATANQMRLYAGNGRGSLARYELMNQNWYDPHGGF; encoded by the coding sequence ATGACGCTGAACGATGGTGTCGTACGAGGGTCCAAACAGGGAGTCAGGCCACGATCCCTGTGGCTCTACCCCGGCACCGGACATGGCACCTTCGGTACCCGCAGGCTCATCGGCGGCGGATGGGGTCAGATATCGGCCCTTCTCAGCGTCGGCGACGTCAACGGCGACGGCCACCTTGACCCGGTCGCAGCCACCCAGGACGGCTACAACAACCCCAACGCAACTGCGACGGCTAATCAGATGCGGCTCTACGCAGGCAATGGCAGAGGCTCCCTCGCCCGGTATGAGCTGATGAACCAGAACTGGTACGACCCGCACGGCGGCTTCTGA
- a CDS encoding cupin domain-containing protein, which yields MAHERDSLDTHFDLERLIHPVEVKRFINEHWEQKPLYIERQEPAYYADLLTLDDVDRLLTLSGPSFDTIRVVVDGHETPISEIAKRGTLGRTNTLEAIYDHYRQGSTVVLNALDDRWEPLRQLVQVLGAEVSAGFQVNVYLTPAGKAQGFKPHYDTHDVLIAQVHGSKQWRLYGAPYELPLADRPKFGKKFEGDETPEQQLTLRAGDFLYLPRGAVHAASSNDEASIHLTIGVHQAHWATVLQNAMVELFDQDVRFRRALPAGFARDADLQRTAAETLGGLLAALQEKLSPTQIIDSVVAQAMSVNAPNLAGHLRDLEDLRDLAPESVLRRRKDVLCHVVRDESTVKVHFHNKTIELPVQVAEQVEWLVAEERTSFRPSEIPGRLDLPGRLVLAQTFLREGLLTC from the coding sequence GTGGCTCACGAGCGCGATTCGCTGGACACACACTTCGACCTGGAGCGTTTGATCCACCCGGTGGAGGTAAAGCGTTTCATCAATGAGCATTGGGAACAGAAGCCGCTGTACATAGAACGTCAGGAGCCCGCGTACTACGCGGACTTGCTCACGCTCGACGACGTCGACCGGTTGCTGACGCTGTCCGGACCAAGCTTCGACACGATCCGAGTGGTCGTCGACGGTCATGAAACGCCGATATCCGAGATCGCGAAGCGCGGCACACTAGGGCGTACGAACACCCTGGAGGCCATTTACGACCACTATCGGCAGGGCTCGACCGTCGTCCTCAACGCACTCGACGACCGGTGGGAACCGCTGCGGCAGCTTGTACAGGTGTTGGGTGCCGAGGTCAGCGCAGGCTTTCAGGTGAATGTGTACCTGACCCCCGCGGGCAAGGCACAGGGCTTCAAGCCTCACTACGACACCCATGACGTTCTCATCGCCCAGGTCCATGGCTCCAAGCAATGGCGTCTGTACGGCGCTCCCTACGAGCTGCCCCTGGCGGACCGTCCCAAGTTCGGGAAGAAGTTCGAAGGAGATGAGACGCCGGAGCAGCAGCTCACACTCAGGGCAGGTGACTTCCTCTACCTTCCTCGCGGTGCCGTCCATGCGGCTTCGTCGAACGACGAGGCGTCGATCCACCTCACCATCGGCGTTCACCAGGCTCACTGGGCGACCGTTCTCCAGAACGCCATGGTCGAGCTGTTCGACCAGGACGTGCGGTTCCGCCGTGCACTCCCCGCTGGTTTCGCCCGCGACGCGGATCTGCAACGCACTGCCGCAGAGACCCTGGGCGGCCTGTTGGCGGCCCTGCAGGAGAAGCTGTCGCCCACCCAGATCATCGACAGTGTGGTGGCCCAGGCGATGTCGGTGAACGCGCCGAACCTCGCGGGACACCTCAGGGATCTTGAAGACCTGCGTGACCTGGCCCCTGAGAGCGTTCTGCGCAGAAGGAAGGACGTCCTCTGCCACGTAGTGAGGGATGAATCCACTGTGAAGGTTCATTTCCACAACAAGACGATCGAACTGCCCGTACAGGTGGCGGAGCAGGTCGAGTGGCTTGTGGCAGAAGAACGGACAAGCTTCCGGCCCTCTGAGATCCCGGGGCGCCTCGACCTTCCGGGACGCCTGGTGCTGGCGCAGACGTTCCTTCGGGAGGGACTCCTCACCTGCTAG
- a CDS encoding ABC transporter ATP-binding protein, producing MRRVLRLFRPYRGRLLVIVLLIGSASLIALTVPLMVRELFDVALPQGLVGLLSALSLGMALASLTGSVISVVESFISTFVGQRVMHDLRTAVYSHLQELPLEFFTRTRTGEVQSRIANDIGSMQATVTSTASSLVSSVTTVVASVIALLIMDWRLALLSLSVLPLCVLISRRVGELRRVYTRRRQQQMSLMSSMLEEQLSVSGVLLARTMGRSKELTEAFAAESKALSDLQVESNMAGRWRQSTIQTTMAMMPVFIYWSSGMTAARGHSAISLGTLIAFVSLQQGLFNPALSLLGIGVSLQGSLALFERIFEYMDLPATIVDPVQPVHLKEVHGSIQFDNVDFGYPGGELALSGLDFTVQQGKSLAIVGETGAGKTTIGYLAARLYDVSAGRVLLDGVDIRSLSLATLASSIGVVAQETYLFHASVAENLRFAKPDATDKELVEAAKAAQIHDLVVGLPEGYDTVVGERGLRMSGGERQRIAIARTLLRNPRVLILDEATSALDTQTERSVQRALDTLSAGRTVITIAHRLSTTQNADEIIVLDRGKISERGRHEDLMKRGGIYAAMFGRGHEVSPEEAVERA from the coding sequence CTGAGGCGAGTGTTGAGGCTTTTTCGTCCCTACCGGGGACGGTTGCTTGTCATCGTCCTGCTCATCGGCAGCGCCTCACTCATCGCCCTGACGGTGCCGCTCATGGTGCGGGAGCTCTTTGATGTAGCCCTGCCCCAGGGGCTTGTGGGGCTACTCTCCGCACTGTCGCTCGGAATGGCACTGGCATCCCTCACGGGGAGCGTCATATCGGTAGTGGAGTCCTTTATCTCCACCTTCGTGGGACAGCGGGTGATGCACGATCTCCGCACAGCCGTCTACTCCCACCTTCAGGAACTACCCTTGGAGTTCTTTACCCGCACCCGCACCGGCGAGGTGCAGTCGCGGATCGCCAATGACATCGGGTCCATGCAGGCGACTGTCACAAGCACCGCAAGTTCGCTGGTCTCCAGCGTCACCACAGTAGTCGCCAGCGTCATCGCCCTGCTGATCATGGATTGGCGTCTCGCGCTGCTCTCTCTGTCGGTTCTTCCTCTATGCGTTCTGATCAGTCGCCGGGTGGGGGAGCTACGCAGGGTCTATACGCGTCGGCGTCAACAGCAGATGTCACTGATGTCGTCCATGCTGGAAGAGCAACTGTCTGTCAGCGGCGTGCTGTTGGCGCGCACCATGGGGCGTTCGAAGGAACTGACCGAGGCCTTCGCGGCGGAGTCCAAAGCACTCAGCGATCTGCAGGTCGAGTCCAACATGGCCGGCCGTTGGAGGCAATCCACCATCCAGACAACTATGGCGATGATGCCGGTGTTCATCTACTGGTCCAGTGGCATGACAGCTGCTCGCGGACATTCCGCGATTTCGCTCGGTACGCTCATCGCCTTCGTATCGCTCCAGCAGGGCCTGTTCAACCCGGCATTGTCGTTGCTGGGAATCGGCGTCAGTTTGCAGGGGTCCCTCGCGCTGTTCGAGCGCATCTTTGAGTATATGGATCTTCCGGCCACGATCGTCGACCCTGTTCAGCCGGTGCACCTGAAGGAGGTGCATGGCAGTATCCAGTTCGACAACGTAGATTTCGGGTACCCAGGTGGCGAACTGGCGTTGAGCGGCCTCGATTTCACCGTACAGCAGGGAAAAAGTCTTGCCATAGTCGGAGAAACTGGCGCCGGGAAGACGACCATTGGTTACCTCGCCGCGAGGCTGTATGACGTATCAGCCGGCCGTGTGCTGCTCGACGGCGTGGACATTCGGAGTCTGAGTCTGGCCACGTTGGCTTCCAGCATCGGAGTCGTAGCCCAGGAGACGTACCTTTTTCACGCCTCGGTGGCGGAGAACCTCCGCTTTGCCAAGCCAGATGCCACGGACAAAGAACTGGTTGAGGCGGCCAAAGCAGCTCAGATCCACGATCTCGTCGTTGGCCTGCCGGAGGGCTACGACACGGTCGTGGGGGAGCGCGGCCTGCGGATGTCAGGTGGCGAACGGCAACGCATCGCGATCGCTCGTACTCTTCTACGCAATCCCCGGGTGCTGATCCTGGACGAGGCTACTAGCGCCCTCGACACCCAGACCGAGCGATCCGTCCAGCGAGCGCTCGACACACTTTCAGCCGGACGGACCGTCATCACGATCGCTCACCGGCTGTCCACCACTCAGAACGCGGACGAGATCATCGTCCTGGACCGAGGCAAGATCAGCGAGCGTGGCAGACACGAAGACCTAATGAAGCGCGGGGGAATTTACGCGGCGATGTTCGGGCGAGGTCATGAGGTCAGTCCCGAGGAGGCGGTTGAGCGTGCGTGA